The following coding sequences lie in one Musa acuminata AAA Group cultivar baxijiao chromosome BXJ3-1, Cavendish_Baxijiao_AAA, whole genome shotgun sequence genomic window:
- the LOC103979525 gene encoding aspartyl protease family protein 1, whose protein sequence is MARLWLLLLAALLTAAGSDAAGIGFEFHHRFSDRVRQWAEDRAIPGAWWPQKGTAEYYAALAHHDRALRGRSLADASPSELTFADGNVTYLSGSLGFLHYAFVELGTPNVTFLVALDTGSDLFWVPCDCQQCASTHLVQGLELNVYSPSNSSTSQKVPCSNSLCDNQNACTGTNGSCPYNVQYLSANTSSSGFLVEDVLYLTTEDATPRIVEAPIVFGCGDRQTGAFLDGAAPNGLFGLGMEKVAVPSILSSKGFTSNSFSMCFGEDGVGRINFGDKGSSDQQETAFFNDSRHPSYKINMTGIVVGNSSTDMVFDALVDSGTSFTSLADPMYTYIAENFNAQIKEKRYKSESNSTFEYCYELSPGQTRVLLPVINLTTLGGSVFPVNDPIIFLTGPANQTIYCLALLKFSGVNIIGQNFLSGLRVVFDRERLVLGWKKFDCYTVDNSTALSTPTSSPSNAVAPVPSSYTQEMTKTDPNAAQVPARSPPSSYSPHSKAMSNLSPVVLLMLSLALLW, encoded by the exons ATGGCCCGTCTCTGGCTGCTGCTCCTCGCTGCCCTGCTGACAGCGGCGGGGTCGGACGCCGCCGGGATCGGCTTCGAGTTCCACCACCGGTTCTCCGACCGCGTGCGGCAGTGGGCAGAGGACCGCGCCATCCCCGGCGCCTGGTGGCCCCAGAAGGGCACCGCGGAGTACTACGCCGCCCTCGCCCACCACGACCGCGCCCTCCGCGGCCGCTCCCTCGCCGACGCCAGCCCTTCCGAGCTCACCTTCGCCGACGGAAACGTCACCTACTTGTCCGGTTCCTTGGGATT CTTGCATTACGCGTTCGTCGAGCTGGGGACTCCGAACGTGACGTTCTTGGTGGCGTTGGACACCGGCAGCGATCTCTTCTGGGTGCCCTGTGATTGCCAGCAGTGCGCCTCCACCCATCTTGTC CAAGGCTTGGAGTTGAACGTATACAGCCCCAGCAATTCATCAACGAGCCAAAAGGTCCCCTGCAGCAACAGCTTATGCGATAACCAAAACGCGTGCACCGGAACAAACGGCAGCTGCCCTTACAATGTTCAGTACTTATCCGCTAATACTTCATCTTCTGGATTTCTAGTAGAGGATGTTCTGTACCTGACGACGGAGGACGCGACTCCTCGGATTGTTGAAGCACCAATCGTGTTTGG ATGTGGAGATAGACAGACTGGTGCATTTCTAGATGGTGCAGCTCCCAATGGTCTGTTTGGGCTTGGAATGGAGAAGGTGGCAGTCCCCAGCATTCTATCAAGCAAAGGATTCACTTCTAATTCCTTCTCCATGTGCTTTGGAGAGGATGGTGTTGGGAGAATCAATTTTGGAGACAAAGGCAGCTCAGATCAGCAAGAAACTGCATTCTTCAACGACAGCAGACA CCCATCTTACAAAATCAACATGACTGGAATTGTGGTCGGAAACAGTTCTACTGACATGGTGTTTGATGCACTTGTTGATTCGGGTACTTCCTTCACATCCTTGGCTGATCCAATGTATACGTACATCGCCGAGAAC TTTAATGCACAAATAAAGGAGAAACGATACAAATCCGAATCGAACTCCACATTTGAGTATTGCTATGAACTCAG CCCCGGGCAAACTCGGGTTTTGTTGCCTGTGATAAACCTAACAACACTTGGTGGAAGTGTCTTCCCTGTGAACGACCCAATTATCTTTCTCACAGGACCG GCAAATCAAACTATATATTGCCTCGCTCTTCTGAAGTTTTCTGGAGTCAATATAATCGGGC AGAACTTCTTATCGGGGCTTCGCGTGGTCTTCGACCGAGAAAGGCTCGTTCTGGGGTGGAAGAAGTTCGATT GCTACACTGTGGACAACTCCACCGCTCTGTCCACGCCCACCTCGTCCCCATCAAATGCAGTTGCTCCTGTGCCGAGCAGCTACACTCAGGAGATGACAAAGACAGACCCAAATGCGGCTCAGGTGCCGGCGAGGAGTCCTCCGTCGAGCTATTCACCGCATTCCAAGGCCATGTCAAATCTCTCCCCGGTGGTGTTGCTGATGCTCTCTCTGGCTCTCCTCTGGTGA